Proteins co-encoded in one Arachis stenosperma cultivar V10309 chromosome 7, arast.V10309.gnm1.PFL2, whole genome shotgun sequence genomic window:
- the LOC130939903 gene encoding uncharacterized protein LOC130939903, translating to MKGVYDDWAKAAPFTHQPRTIHKGGFLTIEEAKESLREYEVLHPEQILKRADKAPAQAQRTPVQVRTGMLKNIPTRAEINDKKRVCRSNCRETLNLVLNWTLDKRAILGYYPINKEQLTKLVIFLEASPSDTYQFFQYGLIDTILIFDNLNIIKEFPAGFIDAVKKFKNMIDAREPRDISLKFTSSQPIFNEEGECLIPAFQVVFMSVFPGDFQPIEQVQDLSIYSDEGRLASTLARVFERAQKINKESRTRINYKSRNTLIVSSKKNQIEAREMRLLVDFESAFHNFSGLLEKLPDRIRRNLCHLLKDKEDHRCQLCTSEMSEESNNAEDPTHVGKEEDETSESSINIIVE from the coding sequence ATGAAAGGAGTCTATGATGATTGGGCTAAAGCAGCCCCATTTACTCACCAACCCAGAACTATTCACAAAGGAGGATTCTTAACAAtagaagaagcaaaagaatccCTCAGAGAATATGAAGTGCTCCATCCAGAGCAAATTCTAAAAAGAGCTGACAAAGCTCCAGCTCAAGCCCAAAGAACTCCAGTCCAAGTTCGAACAGGAATGCTGAAAAATATTCCCACAAGGGCTgaaataaatgacaagaaaagggTCTGCAGATCAAACTGTAGAGAAACCTTAAATCTGGTTCTAAACTGGACTCTAGATAAAAGAGCAATATTGGGATACTATCCCATTAATAAAGAACAGCTAACGAAGCTGGTAATCTTCCTAGAGGCTTCACCCTCTGATACATATCAGTTCTTCCaatatggattaattgatacgaTCCTAATTTTTGACAATTTAAATATCATTAAAGAATTTCCTGCAGGTTTTATAGATGcagtgaaaaaatttaaaaatatgattgatgcAAGAGaaccaagggatatatccctaaaatttacaagTAGTCAGCCAATCttcaatgaagaaggagaatgtCTAATCCCAGCATTTCAAGTAGTTTTCATGTCAGTCTTCCCCGGAGACTTTCAACCAATAGAACAAGTTCAAGATCTATCAATTTATAGCGACGAAGGAAGATTGGCCAGCACATTGGCAAGAGTCTTTGAGAGAgcccaaaaaataaacaaagaatCCAGAACAAGAATAAACTACAAAAGCAGAAACACTCTAATTGTTTCTAGTAAGAAAAACCAAATTGAAgcaagagagatgagactcctAGTGGATTTTGAATCAGCATTTCACAACTTTTCTGGGTTACTGGAAAAGCTTCCTGATAGGATAAGGAGGAATTTATGCCATTTGCTAAAAGACAAAGAAGACCATAGGTGCCAACTGTGCACCTCAGAAATGTCTGAAGAAAGCAACAATGCCGAAGACCCCACCCACGTGGGAAAAGAAGAGGATGAGACATCTGAGTCATCCATCAACATTATTGTTGAATGA